Genomic segment of Dromiciops gliroides isolate mDroGli1 chromosome 3, mDroGli1.pri, whole genome shotgun sequence:
CCCTCAGGAGGAAACTGAATGAGCTTCCATTCTTTTCTGGCAAATGTTAAAGAATCAAACAACACTTCTAACACAATAAGACTGTAGAAGGcacaaaaatcaattaaattgagcagctaggtggcagagtagataaagcactggccctggattcaggaggacctgagttcaaatccagcctcagacacttgacacttactagctgtgtgacatggacaagtcacttaaccctcattgccctgccccccacctcccccaaaaaaatcaattaaattatGTATTGCTTAACTcatgttaaataaaatactgaTTGTTGGCATAGCTTACAGAACAGGAATTGTGCTTTCGGTGTAATACATTTATTGAATAGGATTAAGTGCACAGTTTATTATTTGGATACTCtcataattagaaaaattaaaatatgttttatattcatTCTTAAGTCATTGTAAGTAAAAtatcttaatttgcattttgaaGGATGGTTGTTGACAGGATCTTCCagaggttggggtttttttaagctcTGGGTTGAATTTCAAACAGTATACAAAATACAGTAAAGACCCTTTAACAAATTAGGAAATAGTTGTTTTAAAGCGTTCTTGTACTTCCTTCTAGCTTGCCACAGTACGGAGGCTACTTTCTGAAAAGGCCACTCAAGTAAACACCAGAGATGAAGATGAATACACACCTCTCCATCGAGCATCATATAGTGGACACTTAGATATTGTCCGAGAGCTGATTGCCCAAGGGGCAGACGTTCATGCAGTGACAGTAGATGGCTGGACTCCCCTACATAGTGCCTGTAAATGGAACAATACCAAGGTGGCATCTTTCTTACTTCAGCATGATGCAGATATCAATGCCCAAACAAATGGCCTGTTGACCCCCTTGCATCTTGCTGCAGGAAATAGAGATGGCAAAGACACCCTAGAACTCCTTCTAATGAACCGTTACATCAAACCAGGCCTAAAAAATAACTTGGAAGAAACAGCATTTGACATTGCCAGGAGAACTAGTATCTACCACTACCTCTTTGAAATTGTAGACGGTTGCACAAATTCAAAACTGGAGTCTTAAACACTCTGATAACTTTAATCGGTTTCTGAGGAGCTGCAACTCCTTTGGATGAAATACAGAAACATTCCAGAATATGAAATTTTAATTCaaagaagatattttgaaaacattCAGTAATATTTATTCCAGGTGATTAGGCAGATTCACTGTCAAAGTGTATTTATGAAAGGGCTCTGAGGGTTTTTCTACTATTTATGTCTATGTGGTGATTTTTGTGATATGGTCAAACATAACTAGCTTACCTGTACTTTCTGTACCTCAAGTGTCATTAAAATGTGTCATTTTGAGTGCTAAaccaaataaaatgcttttttaaacatCCCATATCACTGGGTCTTTGATTACTTCTTAGTATATTGAGTTTTTTGTTTAAAGTCTGTTAGCATAATTCTGTCTAGATGAAACTGGAAATAATTCTTCTTTGTGAGATCCTATGGTTGTTATAAAATCATTGCAGTGTGGTATCACGGAAAAAGCACTAGACTTCAGTTAAACAAACATTCTTCATGTTTGAAGCACagtagatacaaaaacaaaaataacagttACTGATCTCAGTGGATTTTATCTACTGGGCATGTGcagtatatacacatgtatttatatatgaaatatttcagcCGGGAGAGAACACTGAGAATTGAGAAGGAGAAAAGTCTCCCCAGAAGAAGTGAAATCTGAACTTCCCTGGTCAAAAACCTTCAGGGGTGCCCTACTGGGATAAAAGTTTCCTGAGCCAGACATTTAAGGCCTTCAGTCCAGCTTCGATCCAGACTCACTTCATATTAGCCTACATAATGCAATATGTTTTCCAGCCAAATTattctagctgctccccaaacttGACAatgccatctcccatctcctttggggggaaaaatgcaTGCCCTCTTGATCTACCTTCAGGACACTATCTTCTTTGAGGCTCAACTCGGGTTCTAGTTCCTCTTTGTAGTCTTCCCTTATCACCAATAGGAGAAAGTACCCTTTCCCCTTTAATTCATCACTCCCTACCATGTAGTATCCTTGTCTTTGTACATATCCTATTAATTCCTCTGCTTCCt
This window contains:
- the ANKRD49 gene encoding ankyrin repeat domain-containing protein 49; the protein is MENIENEKEKSDDDGKSDPEKTLDFSEYFNQLELLETHRHLIPLGTQSLWVDDTDEEEEQDEETEEWYQMQEQKLEKEPNKLLLWAAEKNRLATVRRLLSEKATQVNTRDEDEYTPLHRASYSGHLDIVRELIAQGADVHAVTVDGWTPLHSACKWNNTKVASFLLQHDADINAQTNGLLTPLHLAAGNRDGKDTLELLLMNRYIKPGLKNNLEETAFDIARRTSIYHYLFEIVDGCTNSKLES